Below is a window of Allomuricauda ruestringensis DSM 13258 DNA.
AAGTTGATGGTGTTTCCAATATTATTAAGGCTTCGGGGTATCCTGTAATTGATAAAATTCCTATTGTGACCATGCGGGTAGAAACCCTTAATGGAAAACATGTGGAAGATATCAGGAAAGATACCACGTCGCAAGTGGGCAGATGGATTTTGAACCACGAATTTCGAGTGACTTACCGTGACAGCCTTATTGGTTCCGAACGTATTTTGGAAGGAGATTGGGTCAGTAGCGTGGATACCGATTCCGATGTTCCCATTTCCGTGAGCAGTGATTTTGCAAATCAGGCCAAAGTAACCATTGGAGACACTGTGGCGTTCAATGTGCAGGGAAGAATAATGAACACCGTAGTGCAAAGCATACGCGAAGTGGATTGGAGCAGATTACAACCCAATTTTTCCGTTGTCTTTCCAGCCGGAGTACTCGAAAGTGCCCCGCAATTTGGGGTTATGACCACCAGGACTTCGGACGATCAAGGTTCGGCACAATTACAGCAGCAACTGGTGCGTGATTTTCCCAATGTTTCCATTTTGGATTTAAAACGAATCCTAAGTCTGTTGGAAGATATTCTGGGGAAAATCGGATGGGTCATCAACTTTATGGCCTTCTTTAGCATTTTTGTCGGGGTAGCGGTACTGATGGGAGCCATCTATAGCAGCAAGCACCAACGTGTAAAACAAGGGGCTCTGCTACGGACTTTGGGTGCTCAAAGCGGACAAATTTTAAAAATGATAGCCATCGAGTATGCTGTTCTTGGGTTTTTAGGGGCTTTTATGGGCGTGTTGCTCGCTGTTTTAGGAAGTACCTTGTTAGCCTATATGTTGTTTGAAACCACTTTTACCCCTTCATGGGTTCCCTTCTTTGTTATTCTTCCGGCCATCACCTTATTGGTTTTTGCTTTGGGAGTTGGAAACAGTATCGGGATTGTTAGAAATTCCCCACTCTCCGTTTTGAAGAAGGAAAAGGAGTAGTAAACCCAAATTTTTATCTTGATCATTTCCATATCCCAAACATATTGGATAATGATTACTACAACAACCTTTGAGAGGGTTGGAGTTGGAAGGAAAGTTGTTAAAAATTTCAACCTTAAACAAAATGGGTTATTTTTCCCGTGGACGCAACACTTAAATCGGTTCAAAACTTGCTTTTTTTGGCAATTTTTGTTGTTGACGGGGTCTGTACGGTTGTTTGAACGGTTTTTTTTTCAAAACACCTTGAAATTCACTTAATTATATTGGTGGTGTTTTTTGTTAAACTTAGTTTATCAAATCAAGGCAATGGGAAAAAACAAAATAGAGGGGTATAATTTAAACGTTAAAAACAGACAGAGCTTCACAGTTTTGTTTCTTTTTTCTTTTTTGGGATTGCTCTATTTCAATTGCTCTCCCAGATATTCAAACATTTCGCCCCCTATAGATGAATTTCAAGAGTTTAAATCAAGTGGCGATTCCTTGGTCAGTAATAAATGGTGGGAAGCCTTTAATGACGATAAATTAAACATACTGATAGATAGCGCAATGCAGTCCAATTTAAACTTGGCTGCCACCTGGCAACAATTTTTGTCGACCAGAGCCTCGGTCAGGTCCCAGGCCTCCAATAAATGGCCATCCATTGAAGCGTCGGCCCAGACGGCAAGAACCCTTCCAGAACCAGATTTCGTTGGTGGCGAGAATACTCAGTTGGGATTTTTGTCCAGTTACGAACTCGATTTATGGGGTCGTATCGGTACTGCCGTAAATGCAGAAAAATTCAGATCAGAGGCCAGCTATTTCGACTACCAGACACTTTCCTTGTCACTTTCTGCCGAAATTGCCACAACTTGGTATCAATTACAGGCTGCCAAAAGACAATTGCAGATTACCGAAGACCAGATCAAAACCAACGAAGCCATCATTAAACTGATACGCTCTCGTTTTGTGGGTGGTCAAATACGAGCGGTGGATATTTTACGGCAAGCCCAGTTACTGGAAAACACCAAAGAACAGAAGATAATTTTTGAAACCAACATCCAACTTTTAAAAAACCAATTGGCCGTACTTTTGGGTAAACAACCTCAAGAAGGAATTGTTTTGGAAGAGGCTTCAATGCCCACTGTCCCCAAATTGCCAAAAACGGGCCTACCCTTGGAATTGGTTCGCAGAAGACCTGATTTAAAACAATCCTTTGCAACTTTATTGGCCGCAGATAGGGATATGGCCACAGCGGTTCAAAGTAAATATCCACGAATTACCTTGAGCGGTCGGGGACAGCTTCGTTCCAATAATTTCGATAACCTTTTTGATAATTGGGCGTATTCGTTAGCGGGAAATATTTTGGCACCACTTTTTTATGGAGGACAATTAAAAGCCGAGGTAGATAGAGCCACAGCGGTAAAGAAACAGCGATTATACGAGTATGGACAGGCTACTTTGGTTGCTTTTAGAGAAGTTGAAGATGCTTTGACCCAAGATATGAAACAAGCGGAACGATTGGATAATATTGCCAGACAACTGGAATTGGCCGAAAAAAGCAACAAACAACTTCGGGTCGAATTCCTTAATGGATTTAGCCCGTATTTGGATGTGCTATTGGGCCTGGACCAAGAACAACAATTGCGAAGAGATTATGTTGCTGCCCAATTGCAGCACGTGCAAATACGGATAACCTTGTACCGAGCTTTGGCCGGAGGATTTGATACGGGAAGAAATTTGGATGATCAAAAAAGTAAATTGGACGAATTCTATGAGCAATAAAAAATTAATTTTGATTTGTTTGGCCATTCTCGTGGGAGGAATATTGGTAACTACACTCATATTTTCCACCGAACCCGAAGCACAGCAGGAAGGTGCCACCATCGAGACCGCTATTTTGGTTGATGTGGTCATAGCAGAGAAAGGCACTTTTGCCCCAACCATTGTGGCAACAGGAACCGTGCAACCGGTAGAGGATGTGGTTTTGAGCCCTTTGGTACCTGGACAAATCATACGCAGGGACCCGGCATTTACCCCAGGTGGTTTTGTAAAAAAAGGAGAAGTATTGTTACAAATAGACCCAGCGGATTACCAAAATACCCTGGAACTTCGAAAAAGCGAACTTTTGCAATCCGAAACAACTTTGGCCACCGAAATGGGACGTCAGCAGATTGCAGAACAAGACTTACAGCTGATTAACAATGACTCCCTATTTGGGGACAATCCACTTTCCGATAATGAAACCCAATTAGTACTCCGCAAGCCACAATTAAATGCAGTAAAAGCTACTATTGAAGCTGCCCGTGCATCCGTGAACCAAGCACAATTGAATTTGGAGCGCACCACCATCCGTGCACCTTTCGATGCCCATATTTTGAGTCAGAATGTTACTGTGGGGAGTCAAGTGGCGCAAGGAGATAATTTGGGTAGAATTGTTGGGACTGATAGTTATTGGGTAACGGCAACTGTACCAATTTCTCGACTACAATGGTTAAAGTTTCCTGAATCGAACTCAGAAAGAGGGTCTTTGGTTTATATTGAAAACTCATCAGCATGGACAAAAGGTGCCCACCGTGAAGGTTATTTGGATAGACAAATTGGTGCTTTGGACGCCCAGACCCGACTGGCCAGGGTTTTGGTCAGGGTAGAAGACCCATTGGCAACATCAAAAGAATTGAAAAGCGCCCCCAAGTTGATGATCGGAACTTTTGTCGAAGTAAACATTGAGGCAGACTCCATCCCAAATGTGGTTCGTATGGATAGAAATTTGGTAAGGAGCAATCAAACCGCATGGGTAATGAAAGATGGGCTTTTGGAAATACGGGAATTGGACATCATCCTGACCGATAATGAATATGCTTATGTTCGATCAGGCTTGGAACAAGGAGAAAAAGTGGTTGTCACAAACTTGAGTACGGTCACTAACGGAATAGAATTACGTACAGGAGGCAAGGAGGCTTCGCAAGAAGAAAACGACTAAAAGCTGCTATGATGGAGGAAAAGGATTCGGACAAAAAAGTGAGAAAAGAAGGGGCCATAGGCTATATGGCACGTAACTCCATTGCCGCCAATTTGTTGATGTTGCTATTGTTGGGCGGGGGGATATTTACAATGTACACCATCCAAAAGGAAGTGTTCCCCGAGTTTCAACTTGATTTTGTGGATGTATCCGTAGCCTATCCGGGAGCCTCCCCTGCAGAAGTGGAACAAGGCGTGCTTCAGCCTGTGGAGGAAGCCGTGCGCAGTGTTCAGGGCATCAAGGAAATCGTTTCCCAGGCCAATGAGGGTTCTGGTGAAATCAGCATTGAACTGGTTGCTGGTTTTGAGCGAATGAAAGCCTTTCAGGATATTGATCAGGCCATCAACCGTATCCGAACCTTTCCCGCCGATATAGAACGCCCCGAAGTAAGCTTAAGGTCCCGACAACGGGATGTGTTGCAAATCGGTCTATACGGAGAAACCGACATTTGGACCTTGCGAATACTCGCGGAGCGATTACGCACCATTTTGTTGAGCAATCCCGAAATTACACAAGTAGAACTTAACAATGTCCCCGATTACGAGACCCGAATCGAAATTACACGGAACAACCTTCAAAAATACAACCTTACCCTTGGGCAGGTAGCCAACATCATTCAGCAAAGTAGTAACGATGTGCCTGCAGGTGCGGTGCAGACACAGAGCGGTGAAATTTTGCTGCGGATGAAAGAGCGTAAACAATGGGCCGAGGAATATGGAAACATCACTGTTGTAACGGCACCTTCTGGGGCCAAGGTAAGCCTCAG
It encodes the following:
- a CDS encoding efflux RND transporter periplasmic adaptor subunit: MSNKKLILICLAILVGGILVTTLIFSTEPEAQQEGATIETAILVDVVIAEKGTFAPTIVATGTVQPVEDVVLSPLVPGQIIRRDPAFTPGGFVKKGEVLLQIDPADYQNTLELRKSELLQSETTLATEMGRQQIAEQDLQLINNDSLFGDNPLSDNETQLVLRKPQLNAVKATIEAARASVNQAQLNLERTTIRAPFDAHILSQNVTVGSQVAQGDNLGRIVGTDSYWVTATVPISRLQWLKFPESNSERGSLVYIENSSAWTKGAHREGYLDRQIGALDAQTRLARVLVRVEDPLATSKELKSAPKLMIGTFVEVNIEADSIPNVVRMDRNLVRSNQTAWVMKDGLLEIRELDIILTDNEYAYVRSGLEQGEKVVVTNLSTVTNGIELRTGGKEASQEEND
- a CDS encoding efflux transporter outer membrane subunit, with amino-acid sequence MGKNKIEGYNLNVKNRQSFTVLFLFSFLGLLYFNCSPRYSNISPPIDEFQEFKSSGDSLVSNKWWEAFNDDKLNILIDSAMQSNLNLAATWQQFLSTRASVRSQASNKWPSIEASAQTARTLPEPDFVGGENTQLGFLSSYELDLWGRIGTAVNAEKFRSEASYFDYQTLSLSLSAEIATTWYQLQAAKRQLQITEDQIKTNEAIIKLIRSRFVGGQIRAVDILRQAQLLENTKEQKIIFETNIQLLKNQLAVLLGKQPQEGIVLEEASMPTVPKLPKTGLPLELVRRRPDLKQSFATLLAADRDMATAVQSKYPRITLSGRGQLRSNNFDNLFDNWAYSLAGNILAPLFYGGQLKAEVDRATAVKKQRLYEYGQATLVAFREVEDALTQDMKQAERLDNIARQLELAEKSNKQLRVEFLNGFSPYLDVLLGLDQEQQLRRDYVAAQLQHVQIRITLYRALAGGFDTGRNLDDQKSKLDEFYEQ